GAGGGCTTGACCAGGACGAATGAAACTCCGCTGTGAAGTTTTGAGGGAATTTTATCAGGACCAGGATGAAAACAGGGGTTGCGAAATTAGATTCTAACCTCTGACATCAGACGACTGACGACCGTTTTCCGGTGGCCATGCCGGAGGGGAAACACCCGTTCCCATCCCGAACACGGAAGTTAAGCCCTCCAGGGCCGATGGTACTTGGGGGTCTACCCCCGGGAGAGTAGGTCGCTGCCGGAAAATTATTCAAAGTCCCTGGATTTGTATCCAGGGGCTTTTTATTTTTTTTACGTTGTCTGGTGAACCGGGGCCGTGGGTGCAAAAAATTTTTTGAAAAAATCGAGAACCGGGGAGGAAAAAGCCGAAACATATAGAATTGTATAATTGTCTAAATGTATATACATATATGGTAATCAAGTCCTGGCTCAAAGAATTAAAAAATCCTTTTTTGGGGGGGTTGTGGATGAAGCTATAAAAATGCCCCGGGTTGAGGAATTTGTGTTTGCAACTTATGGAAAAACTAAAATTTTAGGAGGGAAATTTAATGACACGGGAAGAAAAACAGGAACAAATGTTTGAATTGTGGCTTTCGGGCAATGGTATAGAATTTGTTAACCAGGAAGCTGAAAGGTCGTACAGGGAAAGGGTAACCCGCATAAAAGACGCCATTCAGTTAAAAAAGGTGCCGGATCGCGTACCGGTATGTCCCTTTACAGGACTTTTCCCTGCATATTACGCTGGAATAACCGTTCAAGACTTAATGTATGACTATGATAAAGCAGCGGCTGCGTGGAAGAAATATGTTTTAGATTTGGAACCTGATGCCTATATGGGCATGTTTTTAGCTCCTCCAGGTAGATTTTTTGAAATTCTTGACTACAAGTTGTACCAGTGGCCGGGCCATGGTGTTCAACCGGATCGCTCATACCAGTGCCTTGAGGCTGAGTATATGAAGGCAGATGAGTACGATGCTCTGATTCAAGATCCTTCCGATTTCTGGGTAAGGGTTTACTTTCCGCGCGTTTTTGGCGCTCTAAAGCCTTTTGAAAAACTGGCTCCCCTTACTGATGTTATGGAAATGCCACTGACCTGCGGGAGCTTTATTCCCTTCGGTTTTCCCGAAGTGCAGGATGCTTTTAAGGCTGTTTTAGAAGCTGGTAACGAAGCTGTTCGTTGGGCCGGTGTGGTTCGCGCGGTGGACCAGGCACTTCAAGGGCAAGGATTTCCCGCCTTTGTTGGGGGAGCGAGCAAGGCACCTTTTGATATTATCGGCGACACTCTCAGGGGTACCCATGGAATTATGCTGGACATGTACAGGCAGCCTGAGAAACTGCTTCAGGCCCTTGAAGTATTAACTCCTCTTGCCATAAGGATGGGAGTATCCTCGGCCAAGGCTGCCGGCAACCCGCTGGTATTCATGCCGCTGCATAAAGGGGCGGACGGTTTCCTGTCGGACCAGCAATTCAGGACTTTTTATTGGGCGACGTTGAGAAAGGTTATTATGGGCTTAATAGAAGAAGGATTGGTACCCTTCCTGTTTGCCGAGGGTGGCTATAACACCCGTTTAGAAGTTATTTGTGATCTTCCGAAGGGTAAGACGGTGTGGCTTTTTGATAATACCGATATGGCTAAGGCAAAAGAAATCCTGGGGGATACAGCCTGTATAGCCGGCAATGTACCAATTAGTTTGTTAACCCTGGGAACAGCACAAGAAGTAAAAGATTACTGCAAACAACTGATAAAAACTGCAGGGAAAGATGGAGGATTTATTTTATGCAATGGGGCGGTAATCGATGATGTGCCTCCGGAAAACCTGCGCGCCTTGATAGAATCTGCAAAGGAGTACGGAACCTACTCTTAGCAACAGGGGAGAATGGCAGTTTGGCTCTTTTCCTGAATAGCAGATTTGTATTGAAGGATAAGTCCCAAGAATTTTCTATAAATATGAATTTTAACAGTTAGGAGGAAAAGCGAAATGGAAAAAGAAAAAATGACAGAACTGGCAAGAGCTTTGATGGAACTGGACGAAAAAAGAGTCTACCAGCTGGTAGACGAGAAGATCAAGAACGGTATTTCCCCACTGGATATTATTGCTGAGTGCAATGAGGGCATGGCGGGCGTGGGCGATTTGTTTTCTGCAGGCCAGTACTTTTTAAGCCAGATGCTCTTCGCTGCGGAGATATTCAAAAACATCATGAAACAGCTGGAGCCCATTATGCCCAAAGCGGAGGCAAGCACTTCCAGGGACAAGGTTGTTATAGGGACCGTCAAGGGAGATATCCATGATATCGGCAAGAACATCGTAGTCAACCTCCTGCGCGGTTCCGGTTTTGAAGTCATCGACCTTGGCGTGGACGTGCCGGCCGAAAAATTTGTAGAAGCGCTCAGGGAAACCGGGGCCAGGGTGCTCGGTTTAAGCGCCTTGCTTAATTTCACTTACCCCGAGATGAAAACCGTGGTAGAGGCTGTTACCGAAGCTGGTTTAAGGGATAAGGTGACCATCATCATCGGAGGAGCCCCGTGCAATGAGCAGGTCCGGCAGTTTACGGGCGCCGACTATTATGCGGAAGACGCTGTAGCGGGTGTCAACATTTGCAAGAAAGTTTATTCTTAATCATAACTACCCCATGGCCGGAGTTAACTCCGGCCATGGGCAGAATACCGGGAGGCATGTATGTTAATCATCGGCGAGAGAATCAATTCCACCCGTAAAAGCATAGACAGGGCGGTTCGGGCTAAAGATGTGGACTTTATCCGCGAAGAGGTGTTAAACCAGGTAAACGCCGGGGCGCACATGCTCGATGTGAACTGCGGCACCCTGGACGCGCAGGAAGAGCCGGCCACCATGGAATGGCTTGTGCAAACCGTACAGGAAATTGCCGGTGTTCCCCTGTGCATTGATAGTGCCAATTACAAAGCCCTGGCCGCCGGGTTAAGCGTTCACCGGGGTAAAGCAATGATCAATTCCATCAGCGGGGAAACTGAAAGGTATAAAAAAGTATTACCCCTGGTGAAGGAGTACGGCGCGTCTGTAGTGGCCCTCTGTATGGACGACAGGGGTATCCCGGCAAACAAAAACCAGGCCCTGGAGGTTGGTGTAAAACTGGTCAACGACCTCCTGGATGCCGGAGTACCGGTTGACGATATTTACTTTGACCCTCTGGTGCGCTCCGTGGCCACCAATCCCGAAACGGTGGTAGAAACATTGCGCCTCATGGAAGAGATGTCATCCAGATTCAGCGGCCTGCATTTTGTTTCGGGATTGAGCAATGTATCCTTCGGGTTGCCGGAACGCCGGCACCTGAACCGGGCCTACGTGGTGTTGAGTATGGCCAGCGGGCTTGACGCCGTCATCGTCGACCCGCTGGACAGCACCTTGATGGCTCTGGTGTACGCAACGGAGGCACTGCTGAACAAGGACCGGTTCTGCATGCAGTACATCCGCTGTTACCATCAGGGAAAGTTAAAAGCATAGCTTCTTTTATTACAGTTTCACTATCTAACTGTCTGTATTCCTGGTGAAGAAAGTTGAGTAATCCGGCAATGTATGGTTTAATGAATTATTATAAACTAAATGTTAAGCTTACCGAAAAGGACGTTTCCTGTACCGGGTGGGACTGCCTGTCCAGGACATCCAGTACCTATTCACGTTCGCTGGTTAATGAGATACTGGAGGAAGCACATCAGTTGGCCCGGGCGGAAGCCGTTTGCAAAGCCGTGCCGGTGGTAAAAACAACCGGCAGGCAGATTTTCCTGGAAGGCGGCCAGGCGTTGACAAGCAGTCTGCTTGTCCGCCTGGCCGGCACCGCCCAGAGCCTGCTCCTGGTTGTCTGCACGCTGGGACATATGATTGACCGCAGGGTGGAGGAGTATAGCCGCAAGGGGCTGGCGGCGCATGCCTACTTTTTGGATATCGCCGGTACGTGCATTATTGAAGCGGCCGGCAGGCAACTGGTAGAAAGGATTAAAACGCAGGTGGAAGCCTGCGGCCTTAAGACGACAATATCTCTGGGTCCCGGCCACTCTTACTGGAAAAACCTTCAGGACCAGCGGATCATTTATGATCTGGTGAACCCTTCAACGATCGGTGTAAGCATACTGAAAAGCGGCATTATGTTGCCCAAAAAATCCTTGAGCATGGTTATGGGAATCGGGCGCGAATTGCCCCCCAGCGCGGAAAACCATTGCTACTACTGCAGCATCAGGCGAAAATGTCCCTTGAGCCGGGCCAGAGATCCGCTGTAGAGGTCCAGGTCAGGACATTTGTTGAAAGGGGTGATAAAAGTCTGGCCGGTGACAAAATTAACAGGAATTCCTTTGTGCCTCCTTATTTTCAACTGGCCCAGATTTTAGAGCAAAAAATCCTTTCGGGAGAATTAAAACCGGGTGATTCCCTGCCGTCTGAAAATGATCTGGGCAAGGAATATAATTTAAGCCGCATGACTGTTCGCAAATGCCTCAATATACTGGCTGAAAGAGGGCTGATATCCGCCTACCGGGGCCGGGGTACCTTTGTTTCCCGGCCGGCCCTGGACCGGGCTGTATTTACCATTGAAGAATACCACCAGGAGATGTCCCGCCGTGGCTTAACCCCGGAAGCCAGGTTAATCGCGGTCAACGTGCTCAAAGCCTCAGCGGAAATCAGTGGAAGACTGGAGTTGAAGGCTGACGAGAGGGTTTTATACTTTTGCCGGCTACTCCTGGCCGACAATGTGCCGATGGCCATCGAACGCAAATACATGCGTTTTAAAAAGGGGAGCCCCATACTGGAAAACGAGCTGCAGTACAAGGCCTTTTCGGAAGTAATCTCAATGCATAGCGAGGTGCTGCCGGTGCGCAGCCGTATGGTGATGCGGCCATCACTGGTTGAAAAAGAAGATGCTCTGCTGCTTCAGGTCCCGCCTGGTTCACCCGTCTTTTACCTTGAACAGTATTTGTACGCCAATGACGAAACGGTTGTTGGTTGGGGTTTTTTTATTTTCCGGGGGGACCGCTTTACTTTAGTGTCCGAAGTTCGACCGCTGAAGGGGGTTGAGTAAATTGCCTTCCCTGGCCCAGGCAATCAGCGACCTGAATGAAAGCCTCGCGATGGAGCTGGTTAAACTCCGCCTGGATATGGGTGCCACGCCCCTGGACATCGTAGAAGAGTGCAGGAACGGCATGATAGCTGTGGGAGAGCGCTACTCCAGGGGAGAATATTTCCTGGGAGACCTGGTTTTATCCGCAGAGATTTTTCATGAAATTATGCAGGTACTTACTCCGGCTCTTGATAAAAAAGTAACGCACAAACCCGTCGGGAAGATAGTATTTGGGACGGTTGAAGGCGACATTCATGACATAGGTAAAAATATTACCATCTCTTTGTTGCGCTGTCATGGTTTCGAGGTCTGTGATCTGGGGGTAAATGTGCCTCCAGATAAGTTTATTCACTATCTAAAAGAAACAGGGGCAAGCATTCTGTGCCTGTCCATCCTGCTTTCCTCCTGTTTTGGAGCCCTGCAGCGCACGATTAATTTAGTTCGCCTGTTTGACAGCCGGAGAAGGATTAAAGTTCTCATCGGAGGCCTGGTTAATGAAAAGGTGCGGGAATATTCAGGGGCGGACGATTGGGTGACCGACGCCCGTAGGGGTGTTACCATATGCCAGAAATGGATGGGAGTGCTA
This sequence is a window from Desulfofundulus luciae. Protein-coding genes within it:
- a CDS encoding uroporphyrinogen decarboxylase family protein, which codes for MTREEKQEQMFELWLSGNGIEFVNQEAERSYRERVTRIKDAIQLKKVPDRVPVCPFTGLFPAYYAGITVQDLMYDYDKAAAAWKKYVLDLEPDAYMGMFLAPPGRFFEILDYKLYQWPGHGVQPDRSYQCLEAEYMKADEYDALIQDPSDFWVRVYFPRVFGALKPFEKLAPLTDVMEMPLTCGSFIPFGFPEVQDAFKAVLEAGNEAVRWAGVVRAVDQALQGQGFPAFVGGASKAPFDIIGDTLRGTHGIMLDMYRQPEKLLQALEVLTPLAIRMGVSSAKAAGNPLVFMPLHKGADGFLSDQQFRTFYWATLRKVIMGLIEEGLVPFLFAEGGYNTRLEVICDLPKGKTVWLFDNTDMAKAKEILGDTACIAGNVPISLLTLGTAQEVKDYCKQLIKTAGKDGGFILCNGAVIDDVPPENLRALIESAKEYGTYS
- a CDS encoding cobalamin B12-binding domain-containing protein — protein: MEKEKMTELARALMELDEKRVYQLVDEKIKNGISPLDIIAECNEGMAGVGDLFSAGQYFLSQMLFAAEIFKNIMKQLEPIMPKAEASTSRDKVVIGTVKGDIHDIGKNIVVNLLRGSGFEVIDLGVDVPAEKFVEALRETGARVLGLSALLNFTYPEMKTVVEAVTEAGLRDKVTIIIGGAPCNEQVRQFTGADYYAEDAVAGVNICKKVYS
- a CDS encoding dihydropteroate synthase, with the protein product MLIIGERINSTRKSIDRAVRAKDVDFIREEVLNQVNAGAHMLDVNCGTLDAQEEPATMEWLVQTVQEIAGVPLCIDSANYKALAAGLSVHRGKAMINSISGETERYKKVLPLVKEYGASVVALCMDDRGIPANKNQALEVGVKLVNDLLDAGVPVDDIYFDPLVRSVATNPETVVETLRLMEEMSSRFSGLHFVSGLSNVSFGLPERRHLNRAYVVLSMASGLDAVIVDPLDSTLMALVYATEALLNKDRFCMQYIRCYHQGKLKA
- a CDS encoding Vitamin B12 dependent methionine synthase activation subunit, producing MYGLMNYYKLNVKLTEKDVSCTGWDCLSRTSSTYSRSLVNEILEEAHQLARAEAVCKAVPVVKTTGRQIFLEGGQALTSSLLVRLAGTAQSLLLVVCTLGHMIDRRVEEYSRKGLAAHAYFLDIAGTCIIEAAGRQLVERIKTQVEACGLKTTISLGPGHSYWKNLQDQRIIYDLVNPSTIGVSILKSGIMLPKKSLSMVMGIGRELPPSAENHCYYCSIRRKCPLSRARDPL
- a CDS encoding GntR family transcriptional regulator, which produces MPPYFQLAQILEQKILSGELKPGDSLPSENDLGKEYNLSRMTVRKCLNILAERGLISAYRGRGTFVSRPALDRAVFTIEEYHQEMSRRGLTPEARLIAVNVLKASAEISGRLELKADERVLYFCRLLLADNVPMAIERKYMRFKKGSPILENELQYKAFSEVISMHSEVLPVRSRMVMRPSLVEKEDALLLQVPPGSPVFYLEQYLYANDETVVGWGFFIFRGDRFTLVSEVRPLKGVE
- a CDS encoding cobalamin B12-binding domain-containing protein; translated protein: MSKLPSLAQAISDLNESLAMELVKLRLDMGATPLDIVEECRNGMIAVGERYSRGEYFLGDLVLSAEIFHEIMQVLTPALDKKVTHKPVGKIVFGTVEGDIHDIGKNITISLLRCHGFEVCDLGVNVPPDKFIHYLKETGASILCLSILLSSCFGALQRTINLVRLFDSRRRIKVLIGGLVNEKVREYSGADDWVTDARRGVTICQKWMGVL